Proteins encoded in a region of the Streptomyces violaceoruber genome:
- a CDS encoding sensor histidine kinase, producing MQRLYDFLRRHPTGVDSFWAFVVLGVSLVSAATPGTRADGTDNVALIVPFVVLLSVVIALRQRAPERMLLLAVVLGLGQLAFDVSTMPADFAFLVIIYTVAATGARWASRTALATGLCAAPLAQLRWSDSELGMGTTIAVTVFQAVPFALAWVLGDSIRTRRAYFAQLEERATRLEKEREAQAKVAVAAERARIARELHDVVAHNVSVMVVQADGAAYVLDAAPDQAKKALETISSTGRQALAEMRRLLGVLRTGEHKEAGEYVPQPDVEQIEDLVEQCRTSGLPVDFKIEGTPRQLPSGVELTAYRIVQEALTNTRKHGGENAGASVRLVYFDDGLGLLIEDDGKGAPHELYEEGGFDGQGHGLIGMRERIGMVGGTLDAGPRPGGGFRISALLPLKPAP from the coding sequence GTGCAGCGCCTCTACGACTTCCTCCGCCGACACCCGACCGGTGTCGACTCGTTCTGGGCCTTCGTCGTGCTCGGAGTCTCCCTGGTCTCCGCGGCGACCCCGGGGACCAGGGCGGACGGGACGGACAACGTGGCGCTGATCGTCCCCTTCGTGGTGCTGCTCAGCGTGGTGATCGCGCTGCGCCAGCGGGCGCCGGAGCGGATGCTGCTGCTCGCCGTCGTGCTCGGCCTGGGGCAGTTGGCCTTCGACGTCTCGACGATGCCCGCCGACTTCGCCTTCCTGGTGATCATCTACACCGTGGCCGCGACCGGCGCCCGCTGGGCCTCGCGGACCGCGCTGGCCACCGGCCTGTGCGCGGCGCCCCTGGCTCAGCTGCGCTGGTCCGACAGCGAGCTGGGCATGGGCACCACCATCGCCGTGACGGTCTTCCAGGCGGTCCCCTTCGCCCTCGCCTGGGTGCTCGGCGACTCCATCCGCACCCGGCGCGCCTACTTCGCGCAGCTGGAGGAGCGCGCGACCCGGCTGGAGAAGGAGCGCGAGGCACAGGCCAAGGTCGCGGTCGCCGCCGAGCGCGCCCGGATCGCGCGCGAGCTGCACGACGTCGTCGCGCACAACGTCTCCGTCATGGTGGTGCAGGCCGACGGCGCCGCCTACGTCCTGGACGCGGCGCCCGACCAGGCGAAGAAGGCCCTGGAGACCATCTCCTCCACCGGCCGGCAGGCGCTCGCGGAGATGCGCCGCCTGCTGGGCGTGCTGCGCACCGGCGAGCACAAGGAGGCCGGGGAGTACGTGCCGCAGCCCGACGTCGAGCAGATCGAGGACCTCGTCGAGCAGTGCCGCACCTCCGGGCTGCCGGTCGACTTCAAGATCGAGGGCACCCCCCGGCAACTGCCCAGCGGCGTGGAGCTGACCGCGTACCGCATCGTGCAGGAGGCGCTGACCAACACGCGCAAGCACGGCGGCGAGAACGCGGGCGCGAGCGTGCGCCTGGTCTACTTCGACGACGGGCTCGGGCTGCTCATCGAGGACGACGGCAAGGGCGCCCCGCACGAGCTGTACGAGGAGGGCGGCTTCGACGGCCAGGGCCACGGGCTGATCGGCATGCGCGAGCGGATCGGCATGGTCGGCGGAACCCTGGACGCGGGCCCGCGTCCGGGCGGAGGATTCCGCATCAGTGCGCTGCTGCCGCTGAAACCCGCGCCCTGA
- a CDS encoding PH domain-containing protein produces the protein MAKGDAASRGQGGEVVERRLHPVTPLRRAWAPVAVLVGWAVHDPDQAQRQLTRLTTTHLLIGLAVLIPAAALYGFLTWWFTHYAVTDTELRIRTGLLFRRTAHIRLERIQAIDVTQPLLARVAGVAKLKLDVIGTGKKDELAFLGADEARALRAELLARAAGFAPETAHEVGEAPARQLLRVPPGVLAVSLLLTGATWGTLLAAAVVPTLLWLATHNLWTVLATALPLVGAAGASSAGRFVGEYDWTVAESPDGLRIDHGLLDRAHETVPPGRVQTVRLVEPLLWRRRRWVRVELDVAGSSNSVLLPVAPREIAESVVARVLPGVSVPPGPELTRPPRRAARCRPLWWRGHGLAVTDAVFAARYGLLRRSLALVPHAKVQSVRLTQGPWRRALRLADVHVDTGANKTVTARLRDADEAAELLRSQAERSRTGRRDAPPDRWMA, from the coding sequence CTGGCCAAGGGGGACGCCGCGAGCCGCGGCCAGGGCGGCGAGGTCGTGGAGCGGCGCCTGCACCCCGTCACGCCCCTGCGGCGGGCGTGGGCACCGGTCGCGGTGCTCGTCGGGTGGGCCGTGCACGATCCCGACCAGGCGCAGCGCCAGCTGACCCGGCTGACCACGACCCACCTGCTGATCGGCCTCGCCGTACTGATCCCGGCCGCCGCCCTGTACGGCTTCCTCACCTGGTGGTTCACCCACTACGCGGTGACGGACACCGAGCTGCGGATCCGCACCGGCCTGCTCTTCCGGCGCACCGCGCACATCCGCCTCGAACGCATCCAGGCGATCGACGTCACCCAGCCCCTGCTGGCCCGGGTCGCGGGGGTCGCCAAGCTCAAGCTCGACGTCATAGGAACCGGCAAGAAGGACGAGCTGGCCTTCCTCGGCGCCGACGAGGCGCGGGCGCTGCGGGCCGAGCTGCTCGCGCGCGCGGCGGGCTTCGCGCCCGAGACCGCGCACGAGGTCGGCGAGGCCCCCGCGCGGCAGCTGCTGCGGGTGCCTCCCGGCGTCCTCGCCGTCTCCCTCCTGCTGACCGGCGCGACCTGGGGCACCCTGCTCGCCGCCGCCGTCGTACCGACGCTGCTGTGGCTGGCCACCCACAACCTGTGGACGGTGCTGGCGACCGCCCTGCCACTGGTGGGCGCCGCGGGCGCGAGCAGCGCCGGCCGGTTCGTCGGGGAGTACGACTGGACGGTGGCCGAGTCCCCGGACGGGCTCCGCATCGACCACGGCCTGCTCGACCGCGCCCACGAGACGGTGCCGCCGGGCCGGGTGCAGACCGTGCGCCTCGTGGAACCGCTGCTGTGGCGGCGCCGCCGCTGGGTACGGGTCGAGCTGGACGTGGCCGGGTCGTCCAACTCGGTCCTGCTGCCGGTCGCCCCCCGGGAGATCGCCGAGTCGGTCGTCGCGCGCGTACTGCCGGGGGTGAGCGTGCCGCCCGGACCGGAGCTGACGCGCCCGCCGCGCCGGGCCGCACGCTGCCGACCGCTGTGGTGGCGCGGCCACGGGCTCGCCGTCACCGACGCGGTCTTCGCCGCCCGGTACGGCCTGCTGCGCCGCAGCCTGGCGCTCGTGCCGCACGCCAAGGTCCAGAGCGTCCGCCTGACGCAGGGCCCCTGGCGGCGCGCCCTGCGGCTGGCCGACGTCCATGTGGACACGGGGGCGAACAAGACCGTGACCGCCCGCCTGCGCGACGCCGACGAGGCCGCGGAGCTGCTGCGGAGCCAGGCGGAACGGTCCAGGACCGGCCGCCGGGACGCCCCGCCGGACCGCTGGATGGCCTGA
- a CDS encoding DUF5937 family protein, with protein sequence MSVRIDITGLRPERVAVVPSPLAELGMALHALSEPGHHPGLQGWVTGVTARLDSHLADRMCEADFLWRTTFSDLFMPFAGVPGRSTLPGATLADDLDLLDKLSDEQFVDAALEFTCALPYSTGGVSALDDAEVRRRALDLAAARGPQQLRFSERLLADPPRIRDWLRQFARDCDEAFFAEAWSRLRHQLAADARRKTDLLRHKGLAEALAAVSPAVTLDEGAARITVDKLGDGRSATADGGLLLVPTSLGWPHLMVLHRHDWQPVLHYPVGSPELASPPSVEQLTMRMTALSHPVRMRICRYLARSAYTTGELAQVHGMTAPEISRHLGVLKKAGLVTTRRRGRYVLHQLDVTVVARLGSDFLEGILR encoded by the coding sequence ATGAGCGTGCGCATCGACATCACGGGGCTGCGGCCGGAGCGGGTCGCCGTCGTGCCCTCTCCGCTGGCCGAGCTGGGTATGGCGCTGCACGCGCTGTCCGAGCCGGGGCACCACCCCGGGCTCCAGGGCTGGGTGACGGGCGTGACCGCCCGGCTCGACTCGCACCTGGCGGACCGGATGTGCGAGGCCGACTTCCTGTGGCGGACGACCTTCTCGGACCTGTTCATGCCGTTCGCCGGGGTGCCGGGCCGCAGCACCCTGCCCGGCGCCACCCTCGCCGACGACCTGGACCTGCTCGACAAGCTGTCCGACGAGCAGTTCGTCGACGCGGCCCTGGAGTTCACCTGCGCGCTGCCGTACAGCACCGGCGGGGTCTCGGCGCTCGACGACGCCGAGGTGCGCCGGCGCGCGCTGGACCTGGCCGCCGCGCGGGGACCGCAGCAGCTGCGCTTCAGCGAGCGGCTGCTGGCCGATCCGCCGCGGATCCGGGACTGGCTGCGGCAGTTCGCCCGGGACTGCGACGAGGCGTTCTTCGCCGAGGCCTGGTCCCGGCTGCGCCACCAGCTCGCGGCCGACGCCCGCCGCAAGACGGACCTGCTGCGCCACAAGGGCCTCGCCGAGGCCCTGGCCGCCGTGTCCCCGGCGGTGACCCTGGACGAGGGCGCCGCCCGGATCACCGTCGACAAGCTGGGCGACGGCCGTTCCGCGACGGCGGACGGCGGCCTGCTGCTGGTCCCGACGAGCCTGGGCTGGCCGCACCTGATGGTCCTGCACCGGCACGACTGGCAGCCGGTGCTGCACTACCCGGTCGGCTCCCCCGAGCTGGCCTCACCGCCCTCGGTCGAGCAGCTCACGATGCGGATGACGGCGCTGTCCCACCCCGTCCGGATGCGGATCTGCCGGTACCTGGCCCGCAGCGCGTACACCACGGGCGAGCTGGCCCAGGTGCACGGCATGACGGCGCCCGAGATATCCCGGCACCTGGGTGTGCTGAAGAAGGCCGGACTGGTCACCACCCGCCGCCGCGGCCGGTACGTCCTGCACCAGCTGGACGTCACGGTGGTGGCCCGGCTGGGCAGCGACTTCCTGGAGGGGATACTGCGCTAG
- a CDS encoding DUF2520 domain-containing protein: MNTTPQADPKDRPARLTVGVVGAGRVGPALAASLQLAGHRPVAVSGVSDASRRRAAALLPDVPLMTPAEVLQHAELVLLTVPDDALPGLVTGLAETGAVRPGQLLVHTSGRYGARVLDPALRAGALPLALHPAMTFTGTPVDVQRLAGCSFGVTAPEELRLAAEALVIEMGGEPEWIAEDRRPLYHAALALGSNHLITLVAQSMELLRTAGVTAPDRMLGPLLGASLDNALRSGDAALTGPVARGDAGTVAAHIVELREHAPQAVAGYLAMARATADRALDHGLLKPELAEDLLGVLAENAPGTSPTGAPAADAPAGPDRTPDARTDPEGAPGPEDVPAPDGSTGPDGPTDAARGAATDGPAKDGPHRRKRTPDADADAGSEGAPAPEGTPDPDGPDGPTGPERPAGPTGPTGTDDGGAR; this comes from the coding sequence GTGAACACAACCCCACAGGCAGACCCCAAGGACCGCCCCGCGCGGCTCACCGTAGGCGTCGTCGGCGCCGGACGGGTGGGCCCCGCGCTGGCCGCGTCCCTCCAGCTCGCCGGGCACCGCCCGGTGGCCGTCTCCGGGGTCTCCGACGCCTCCAGAAGGCGTGCCGCCGCCCTCCTCCCCGACGTGCCGCTCATGACGCCCGCGGAGGTCCTCCAGCACGCCGAGCTGGTCCTGCTGACCGTCCCCGACGACGCCCTGCCCGGCCTGGTGACCGGGCTCGCCGAGACGGGGGCGGTGCGTCCGGGCCAGCTGCTGGTGCACACCTCCGGGCGGTACGGAGCCAGGGTCCTGGACCCCGCGCTGCGCGCCGGTGCCCTGCCGCTGGCCCTGCACCCGGCGATGACCTTCACCGGCACCCCGGTGGACGTCCAGCGCCTGGCGGGCTGCTCCTTCGGCGTCACCGCGCCCGAGGAGCTGCGGCTGGCCGCCGAGGCCCTGGTCATCGAGATGGGCGGCGAGCCGGAGTGGATCGCCGAGGACCGGCGCCCGCTGTACCACGCGGCGCTGGCGCTGGGCTCCAACCACCTGATCACCCTCGTCGCCCAGTCCATGGAGCTGCTGCGCACGGCCGGCGTGACGGCCCCCGACCGGATGCTCGGCCCGCTGCTCGGCGCCTCCCTCGACAACGCGCTGCGCTCCGGCGACGCGGCCCTCACCGGCCCCGTCGCGCGCGGCGACGCGGGCACGGTCGCCGCGCACATCGTGGAGCTGCGCGAACACGCCCCCCAGGCAGTCGCCGGCTACCTGGCGATGGCCCGCGCGACCGCCGACCGCGCCCTGGACCACGGCCTGCTGAAGCCCGAACTCGCCGAGGACCTGCTCGGCGTACTCGCCGAGAACGCCCCAGGCACGAGCCCCACCGGAGCCCCGGCCGCGGACGCCCCCGCCGGCCCGGACCGCACCCCCGATGCCAGGACCGACCCCGAGGGCGCCCCTGGCCCGGAGGACGTCCCGGCCCCTGACGGCAGCACCGGCCCCGACGGCCCCACCGACGCCGCGCGAGGCGCGGCCACGGACGGCCCGGCCAAGGACGGACCCCACCGCCGGAAACGCACACCCGACGCCGACGCCGACGCGGGCTCCGAGGGCGCCCCCGCCCCGGAAGGCACCCCGGACCCCGACGGCCCCGACGGCCCCACCGGACCTGAACGCCCGGCCGGCCCGACCGGTCCCACCGGCACCGACGACGGAGGCGCGCGATGA
- the panC gene encoding pantoate--beta-alanine ligase — protein sequence MTTPTPPVLLRTAGELHARVRRGRRAVVMTMGALHEGHATLIRTARDIAGPDGEVVVTVFVNPLQFGAGEDLDRYPRTLDADLEIAGRAGADAVFAPAVDEVYPGGEPQVRVTAGPMGGRLEGASRPGHFDGMLTVVAKLLHLTRPDLALYGQKDAQQLALIRRMVRDLNFGVEIVGVPTVREEDGLALSSRNRYLSTAERRTALALSQALFAGLDRHAAQEALCARAREVPATQARAEALSALGESRAAADAHAVATSAPGSATAVRDAARLVLDDAARATPPLELDYLALVDPSDFTEIGDDHTGEAVLAVAARVGATRLIDNVHLTFGPLGAAS from the coding sequence ATGACGACCCCCACCCCTCCCGTCCTCCTGCGCACCGCCGGCGAGCTGCACGCGCGTGTGCGGCGCGGTCGCCGCGCCGTGGTGATGACCATGGGCGCCCTGCACGAGGGCCACGCCACCCTGATCCGCACGGCGCGCGACATCGCCGGACCGGACGGCGAGGTCGTCGTCACGGTCTTCGTGAACCCGCTCCAGTTCGGCGCCGGCGAGGACCTCGACCGCTATCCGCGCACCCTGGACGCCGACCTGGAGATCGCCGGACGGGCGGGCGCCGACGCCGTCTTCGCCCCCGCCGTCGACGAGGTCTACCCGGGCGGCGAACCCCAGGTGCGCGTCACCGCGGGCCCGATGGGCGGACGCCTGGAGGGCGCCTCACGCCCCGGCCACTTCGACGGCATGCTCACCGTCGTCGCCAAGCTGCTCCACCTCACCCGCCCCGACCTCGCCCTCTACGGCCAGAAGGACGCCCAGCAGCTCGCGCTGATCCGCCGCATGGTCCGCGACCTGAACTTCGGCGTGGAGATCGTCGGCGTCCCCACCGTGCGCGAGGAGGACGGCCTCGCCCTGTCCAGCCGCAACCGCTACCTCTCGACGGCGGAACGCCGCACCGCCCTCGCGCTCTCGCAGGCCCTCTTCGCGGGGCTGGACCGGCACGCCGCGCAGGAGGCGCTGTGCGCGAGGGCCCGCGAGGTGCCCGCCACCCAGGCCCGCGCCGAGGCGCTCAGCGCCCTGGGCGAGTCCCGCGCGGCGGCCGACGCCCACGCCGTCGCCACCTCCGCCCCCGGCAGCGCCACGGCCGTCCGGGACGCCGCCCGCCTGGTGCTGGACGACGCCGCCCGCGCCACCCCGCCCCTGGAGCTGGACTACCTCGCCCTGGTCGACCCGTCCGACTTCACCGAGATCGGCGACGACCACACCGGCGAGGCCGTCCTCGCCGTCGCCGCCCGGGTCGGCGCGACCCGCCTGATCGACAACGTCCACCTCACCTTCGGACCCCTCGGAGCCGCCTCGTGA
- a CDS encoding NADH-quinone oxidoreductase subunit D, with protein sequence MTPTTETTVGIGGAAESTDMVLNIGPQHPSTHGVLRLKLVLDGERITSAEPVIGYMHRGAEKLFEARDYRQIIMLANRHDWLSAFSNELGVVLAVERMLGMEVPTRAVWTRTLLAELNRVLNHLMFLGSYPLELGGITPVFYAFREREVLQNVMEEVSGGRMHYMFNRVGGLKEDLPAGWTTRARGAVAAVRSRMDVFDDLVLGNEIFRGRTRGVGALSAEAVHAYGVSGPIARASGVDFDLRRDEPYLAYGELQDTLKVVTRTDGDCLARFECLLAQTHNALDLADACLDRLAELAPGPVNQRLPKVLKAPEGHTYAWTENPLGINGYYLVSKGEKTPYRLKLRSASYNNIQALAELLPGTLVADMVAILGSLFFVVGDIDK encoded by the coding sequence ATGACTCCTACGACGGAGACCACGGTCGGAATCGGCGGTGCCGCGGAGAGCACCGACATGGTGCTCAACATCGGGCCCCAGCACCCGTCCACCCACGGCGTGCTGCGGCTCAAGCTGGTTCTGGACGGCGAGCGCATCACGAGCGCGGAGCCGGTGATCGGCTACATGCACCGCGGCGCGGAGAAGCTGTTCGAGGCCCGTGACTACCGTCAGATCATCATGCTCGCCAACCGCCACGACTGGCTGTCGGCGTTCTCCAACGAGCTGGGCGTCGTCCTCGCCGTCGAGCGGATGCTCGGCATGGAGGTCCCCACGCGCGCGGTGTGGACGCGGACGCTGCTCGCCGAGCTGAACCGGGTGCTGAACCACCTGATGTTCCTCGGGTCGTATCCGCTGGAGCTGGGCGGCATCACCCCGGTCTTCTACGCCTTCCGGGAGCGGGAGGTCCTCCAGAACGTGATGGAGGAGGTCTCCGGCGGGCGCATGCACTACATGTTCAACCGCGTCGGCGGTCTCAAGGAGGACCTCCCGGCGGGCTGGACCACACGCGCGCGTGGCGCCGTCGCCGCCGTCCGCTCGCGCATGGACGTCTTCGACGACCTGGTGCTCGGCAACGAGATCTTCCGGGGGCGTACGCGGGGCGTGGGCGCCCTGTCCGCCGAGGCCGTGCACGCCTACGGCGTCAGTGGGCCCATCGCGCGCGCCTCCGGCGTCGACTTCGACCTGCGTCGCGACGAGCCGTACCTCGCCTACGGGGAACTCCAGGACACGCTGAAGGTCGTCACCCGGACCGACGGGGACTGCCTGGCCCGCTTCGAGTGCCTCCTGGCGCAGACGCACAACGCCCTCGACCTCGCCGACGCCTGCCTGGACCGCCTGGCGGAGCTGGCGCCGGGACCGGTGAACCAGCGGCTCCCGAAGGTGCTGAAGGCGCCCGAGGGCCACACCTACGCCTGGACCGAGAACCCGCTCGGCATCAACGGGTACTACCTGGTCAGCAAGGGCGAGAAGACCCCGTACCGGCTGAAGCTGCGCTCGGCGTCGTACAACAACATCCAGGCGCTCGCCGAGCTGCTGCCCGGGACGCTGGTCGCGGACATGGTGGCGATCCTGGGGTCACTGTTCTTCGTGGTCGGCGACATCGACAAGTAG
- a CDS encoding PH domain-containing protein: protein METGSPDDAGTTGTARAAGRAAPAGPSAAPRDEPVWTGLPPGLLHLRRLLLVVWLGLLTVAAVVLPALFLDPLWAALALLPLALTAWGWVMLGRNWRSWRYAERADDLLISRGVLWREETVVPYGRMQLVEVTSGPVERHFGLASVQLHTAAAATDATIPGLDPAEAERLRDRLTELGEARSAGL, encoded by the coding sequence ATGGAGACGGGGAGCCCGGACGACGCGGGCACGACGGGGACGGCACGAGCGGCCGGGCGGGCGGCTCCGGCGGGCCCGTCGGCCGCACCGCGGGACGAACCGGTGTGGACCGGCCTGCCGCCGGGGCTGCTGCATCTGCGCCGCCTGTTGCTGGTGGTGTGGCTGGGCCTGCTGACAGTCGCCGCCGTTGTGCTGCCCGCCCTGTTCCTCGACCCTCTCTGGGCCGCCCTGGCCCTCCTGCCGCTGGCCCTGACGGCCTGGGGCTGGGTGATGCTGGGGCGCAACTGGCGCTCCTGGAGGTACGCCGAGCGCGCCGACGACCTGCTGATCAGCCGGGGTGTGCTGTGGCGGGAGGAGACCGTCGTCCCGTACGGGCGCATGCAGCTGGTCGAGGTGACCTCCGGGCCCGTAGAGCGCCACTTCGGCCTGGCCAGCGTGCAGCTGCACACGGCCGCCGCCGCGACCGACGCGACCATCCCCGGCCTCGACCCGGCCGAGGCGGAACGCCTCCGCGACCGCCTCACCGAGCTGGGCGAGGCCCGATCGGCGGGCCTGTGA
- a CDS encoding response regulator, which produces MAIRVMLVDDQVLLRTGFRMVLAAQPDMEVVAEAGDGVEALQVLRSTAVDVVLMDVRMPKLDGVETTSRICVDPNAPKVLILTTFDLDEYAFSALKAGASGFMLKDVPPGELLAAIRSVHSGDAVVAPSTTRRLLDRFAPMLPATGQEPRQKELQRLTEREREVMVLVAQGMSNGEIAARLVLSEATVKTHVGRILTKLGLRDRVQVVVLAYETGLVRAGGGQG; this is translated from the coding sequence ATGGCGATCCGCGTGATGCTCGTCGACGACCAGGTGCTGCTGCGCACCGGGTTCCGGATGGTGCTGGCGGCCCAGCCGGACATGGAGGTCGTCGCGGAGGCGGGCGACGGCGTCGAGGCGCTCCAGGTGCTGCGCTCGACCGCCGTGGACGTCGTCCTGATGGACGTCCGCATGCCCAAGCTCGACGGCGTGGAGACCACCAGCCGGATCTGCGTGGACCCGAACGCGCCGAAGGTGCTGATCCTGACCACCTTCGACCTCGACGAGTACGCGTTCTCGGCGCTGAAGGCGGGGGCCTCCGGCTTCATGCTCAAGGACGTGCCGCCCGGCGAGCTGCTCGCCGCGATCCGCTCCGTGCACAGCGGCGACGCGGTGGTGGCCCCCTCCACCACCCGGCGGCTCCTGGACCGGTTCGCGCCGATGCTGCCCGCCACCGGGCAGGAACCCCGGCAGAAGGAGCTCCAGCGGCTCACCGAGCGGGAGCGCGAGGTGATGGTGCTGGTGGCGCAGGGCATGTCCAACGGCGAGATCGCGGCGCGGCTCGTGCTGTCCGAGGCGACCGTGAAGACCCATGTGGGCCGCATCCTGACCAAGCTGGGCCTGCGCGACCGGGTGCAGGTGGTGGTCCTCGCCTACGAGACCGGGCTGGTGCGGGCCGGCGGCGGACAGGGCTGA
- a CDS encoding SAM-dependent methyltransferase, protein MTPGTAGFRGAPEAHGTWRGWREATQEALYGPEGFYRAGPEGPAGHFRTSVHASPLFAGAVARLLCRVDEALGRPAVLDFVDMAAGRGELVAGVLAALPADVVARTRAYAVEVAARPEGLDRRVQWLARPPDGVTGLLFANEWLDNVPVDVAEVDAEGVARRVLVRGDGAERLGEPVAGAEAEWLARWWPMPAEEGRRAEIGLPRDEAWASAVAALDAGLTVAADYAHSASARPPFGTLTGFREGRETEPVPDGSCDITAHVALDACAAAHTARCTPEYAPPNALTRPQREILRALGVTGARPPLALASTDPAAYVRALASASQGAELTARGGLGDFRWLLQPVGPVDAEALLVDVADHEEQ, encoded by the coding sequence GTGACACCAGGAACGGCAGGGTTCAGAGGGGCTCCCGAGGCGCACGGGACATGGCGGGGCTGGCGGGAGGCCACGCAGGAGGCGCTCTACGGACCGGAGGGCTTCTACCGCGCGGGACCCGAGGGCCCGGCCGGGCACTTCCGTACGTCCGTGCACGCGTCGCCGCTGTTCGCGGGGGCCGTGGCGCGACTGCTGTGCCGGGTCGACGAGGCGTTGGGCCGGCCCGCGGTGCTGGACTTCGTGGACATGGCGGCCGGCCGGGGCGAGCTGGTCGCCGGGGTGCTGGCGGCCCTGCCCGCCGACGTGGTCGCCCGCACGCGCGCGTACGCCGTCGAGGTCGCCGCCCGCCCGGAAGGGCTCGACCGGCGGGTCCAGTGGCTCGCCCGGCCGCCGGACGGCGTCACGGGGCTGCTCTTCGCCAACGAGTGGCTGGACAACGTGCCGGTGGACGTGGCGGAGGTGGACGCCGAGGGCGTGGCTCGGCGGGTGCTCGTACGGGGCGACGGGGCCGAGCGGCTCGGCGAGCCGGTGGCCGGGGCGGAGGCCGAGTGGCTGGCCCGGTGGTGGCCGATGCCCGCCGAGGAGGGGCGGCGCGCGGAGATCGGGCTCCCCCGCGACGAGGCCTGGGCGTCGGCCGTGGCGGCGCTGGACGCCGGGCTGACGGTGGCCGCCGACTACGCACACAGCGCGTCCGCCCGCCCGCCGTTCGGGACGCTCACGGGCTTCCGCGAGGGGCGGGAGACGGAGCCGGTGCCGGACGGGTCGTGCGACATCACCGCACACGTGGCACTGGACGCGTGCGCGGCCGCCCACACCGCGAGGTGCACTCCGGAGTACGCGCCCCCGAATGCGCTCACACGCCCCCAGCGCGAGATCCTGCGCGCGCTCGGTGTCACCGGCGCACGCCCCCCGCTCGCGCTGGCCTCCACCGACCCGGCGGCGTACGTGCGCGCCCTCGCGAGCGCCTCCCAGGGCGCCGAGCTGACCGCGCGCGGCGGCCTGGGCGATTTCCGGTGGCTGCTCCAGCCGGTGGGGCCGGTCGACGCCGAGGCGCTACTTGTCGATGTCGCCGACCACGAAGAACAGTGA
- a CDS encoding threonine aldolase family protein — MSDTAEQEERAAPAGPEAPPAQDEPAEQRDGRSRERRVAALRGARRVLARPGFVTTLRERIALLDGAEELYDLDDTSDMYGNGVVEALEERTAALLGTEAAAFFPTGTMAQQVALRCWAGRTGNPVVALHGLGHPEQHERNAFSRVGGLHPVRLTDAPRPPTADEVRGFEEPFGALMLELPLREAGYLLPTWEELTEVVEAARERDAVVHFDGARLWECTVHFGRPLAEIAGLADSVYVSFYKSLKGYGGGALAGPRTLVEEAKAWRHRYGGQVFQQFPTALSALAGLERELPRLPSYVAHARVVAAALRASLAAAGLPWARVHPAVPHTHEFQVWLPCDPDAASEAALRQAEETGTMLFSQPWDAGGPGIALTEVSVGESGLEWTADDVRAAVADFAARLTA; from the coding sequence ATGAGCGACACGGCAGAACAGGAAGAGCGGGCGGCACCGGCCGGACCGGAAGCGCCGCCGGCCCAGGACGAGCCGGCGGAGCAGCGCGACGGGCGCAGCCGGGAGCGGCGCGTGGCCGCCCTCCGCGGCGCGCGGCGCGTACTCGCCCGCCCCGGCTTCGTCACGACCCTGCGCGAGCGCATCGCCCTGCTCGACGGGGCCGAGGAGCTGTACGACCTCGACGACACCTCCGACATGTACGGCAACGGCGTCGTCGAGGCCCTGGAGGAGAGGACCGCCGCCCTGCTCGGCACGGAGGCCGCCGCCTTCTTCCCGACCGGGACCATGGCCCAGCAGGTGGCCCTGCGCTGCTGGGCGGGCCGCACCGGCAACCCGGTCGTCGCCCTGCACGGTCTCGGCCATCCCGAGCAGCACGAGCGCAACGCCTTCAGCCGGGTCGGCGGCCTGCACCCGGTACGGCTGACCGACGCGCCCAGGCCGCCGACCGCCGACGAGGTGCGCGGCTTCGAGGAGCCGTTCGGGGCGCTGATGCTGGAACTGCCGCTCAGGGAGGCCGGATACCTGCTGCCCACCTGGGAGGAGCTCACCGAGGTCGTCGAGGCCGCCCGGGAGCGCGACGCGGTGGTCCATTTCGACGGGGCCCGGCTGTGGGAGTGCACCGTCCACTTCGGCCGCCCCCTGGCCGAGATCGCGGGCCTGGCGGACAGCGTGTACGTCTCGTTCTACAAGTCCCTCAAGGGCTACGGCGGCGGCGCCCTGGCCGGTCCCCGGACGCTGGTCGAGGAGGCGAAGGCCTGGCGGCACCGGTACGGCGGCCAGGTGTTCCAGCAGTTCCCCACGGCGCTGTCCGCCCTGGCAGGCCTGGAGCGCGAGCTGCCCCGACTGCCCTCGTACGTGGCCCACGCGCGCGTGGTGGCGGCCGCGCTGCGCGCGTCACTCGCGGCGGCGGGACTGCCGTGGGCGCGGGTACACCCCGCGGTGCCGCACACGCACGAGTTCCAGGTCTGGCTGCCCTGCGACCCCGACGCGGCGAGTGAGGCCGCGCTCCGGCAGGCCGAGGAGACCGGGACGATGCTGTTCTCCCAGCCCTGGGACGCGGGCGGCCCCGGGATCGCCCTCACCGAGGTCTCGGTGGGCGAGTCGGGACTGGAGTGGACGGCCGACGACGTGCGGGCGGCGGTCGCCGACTTCGCCGCCCGGCTGACGGCGTGA